One Gossypium raimondii isolate GPD5lz chromosome 3, ASM2569854v1, whole genome shotgun sequence genomic window carries:
- the LOC105794707 gene encoding formin-like protein 4 → MAVMFRTLISLNLLVVFFISVLPFSSSQSSPQNIEVFFPTQTPPPTPQPISPPPPLRPPESPPPLPPPSSSSSSGDDDNSTIAKAVAATAGSTIFIAAVFFFCIRRYVLAQRKSERVGDSSQGGQPRVPPDEFARVNGNIKGLIVDENGLDVLYWRQLQNGDNKIEFRQEVLHVPKDEEEGGGGMVRKGSRSKKVEPANEIPLLRGKSSTSHVPPPDDDDSSENMGPLTPPPSSHGIVLKAVEKMEAPLQSKFVPPPPPLPIQSNKSPVTPQPPPPPPPPYRTPPPPVPAKGPAPPPPPPFNRVGGSTTSSKPPPAARDKSSTGKPGESSGDGENNQVKLKPLHWDKVNKKNADHSMVWDKINGGSFKFDDDLMEALFGYVATKRKSPTGDSSSKNTQSVNNGSPSQIMVLDARKSQNIAIVLKSLALSRRELLDALNEGQGLEADTLEKLLRIAPTEEEQSQILDFDGDPTRLADADSFLFHILKALPSAFTRLNAMQFRSNYDLEILHMKESLQALELGCKELRSQRLFMKLLEAILKAGNRMNAGTARGNAQAFNLTSLLKLSDVKSTDGKTTLLHFVVEEVVRSEGKKCFISRSHSLTRSSSRSSSSISGNSTSKEDREKEYVTLGLPVVGGLSAEFTNVKKAAAIDFKIFSGTCSVLAARVAEIKQLVLQCMADGKGGFVQEMKGFIEDAEEELKVIREEQKRVMDVVKRTTEYYQAGASKDPFQVFVIVKDFLAMVDQVCVEIARNQQRRKSSTANYGSQSPNLQESRTKMRFPVLPANFMADKSRSNSSNSDADS, encoded by the exons ATGGCTGTCATGTTTCGGACATTGATTTCTCTCAACCTGTTGGTTGTGTTTTTCATCTCTGTCTTACCTTTCTCTTCTTCCCAATCTTCTCCTCAAAATATTGAAGTTTTCTTCCCTACTCAAACTCCACCGCCTACCCCTCAACCCATCTCACCGCCACCCCCACTAAGACCACCAGAGTCACCACCGCCACTCCCACcaccatcatcatcttcatcttctgGGGATGACGACAATAGTACTATTGCAAAGGCAGTGGCTGCGACAGCCGGAAGCACTATTTTTATTGCCGCAGTATTCTTCTTTTGCATCAGAAGATATGTTCTTGCTCAGCGCAAAAGCGAGAGAGTTGGGGATAGTTCCCAAGGAGGTCAGCCGAGGGTTCCACCAGATGAGTTCGCTAGAGTTAATGGCAACATAAAGGGTTTAATTGTAGATGAAAACGGTTTGGATGTTCTTTATTGGAGACAGCTTCAGAACGGAGATAACAAAATTGAGTTCCGCCAAGAGGTTCTGCATGTTCCAAAGGATGAAGAAGAAGGTGGCGGTGGAATGGTTAGAAAAGGAAGTCGAAGCAAGAAGGTAGAGCCTGCCAATGAAATTCCTTTGCTTCGTGGGAAATCTTCGACATCCCACGTTCCACCTCCTGATGATGATGATTCAAGTGAAAATATGGGTCCTTTAACTCCTCCACCTTCCTCTCATGGGATTGTGTTAAAAGCTGTCGAGAAAATGGAAGCTCCGCTTCAATCAAAATTTGTGCCTCCACCACCTCCATTACCGATTCAAAGCAATAAAAGTCCAGTGACACCTCAGCCTCCACCTCCACCGCCTCCACCTTATAGAACTCCACCGCCACCGGTTCCAGCGAAAGGCCCTGCCCCACCACCACCGCCACCTTTTAATAGAGTGGGTGGTTCAACTACGTCCTCTAAACCTCCGCCAGCAGCCAGAGATAAGTCCAGTACGGGTAAACCAGGGGAGTCTTCTGGAGATGGTGAGAATAATCAGGTGAAATTGAAGCCATTGCACTGGGATAAGGTGAACAAGAAAAATGCTGATCATTCCATGGTGTGGGACAAAATCAATGGCGGGTCTTTTAA GTTCGATGATGATCTTATGGAAGCTTTATTTGGATATGTAGCAACAAAGAGGAAATCCCCTACTGGTGATAGTAGCTCAAAGAACACACAGAGTGTTAACAATGGCTCACCATCACAAATCATGGTTCTGGACGCTCGAAAATCACAGAACATAGCAATTGTGCTCAAATCTCTAGCTCTCTCTCGTAGAGAACTCCTTGATGCCCTCAATGAAGGCCAAGGTCTTGAAGCAGATACTCTTGAAAAGCTCTTGAGAATTGCCCCCACTGAAGAAGAACAGTCCCAAATCCTTGATTTTGATGGTGATCCAACAAGACTTGCTGATGCTGATTCCTTTTTGTTTCACATTTTAAAAGCTCTTCCCTCAGCCTTCACGCGCCTTAATGCCATGCAGTTTAGATCAAACTATGACTTGGAAATTCTCCACATGAAGGAGTCTTTACAAGCTCTAGAATTAGGGTGCAAGGAGCTTCGTTCTCAACGACTGTTTATGAAACTCCTCGAAGCAATACTCAAGGCCGGCAATCGCATGAATGCCGGAACTGCCAGAGGCAATGCTCAAGCCTTTAACCTTACGTCACTGCTTAAGCTCTCAGACGTTAAAAGCACCGATGGAAAGACTACTCTACTTCACTTTGTGGTGGAAGAAGTAGTCCGGTCTGAGGGAAAGAAATGCTTTATCAGCAGAAGTCATAGCCTGACCCGCAGCAGCAGCCGAAGCAGCAGTAGCATCTCTGGCAATTCGACATCAAAAGAGGATAGAGAGAAGGAATATGTAACGCTGGGATTACCAGTGGTAGGAGGCCTCAGTGCTGAGTTCACCAACGTGAAGAAAGCAGCCGCCatagatttcaaaatattttcaggcACTTGCTCGGTTCTTGCTGCTCGTGTAGCAGAAATCAAGCAGCTTGTATTGCAATGTATGGCTGATGGAAAAGGGGGATTCGTGCAAGAAATGAAAGGGTTTATCGAAGATGCCGAAGAGGAACTGAAGGTTATAAGAGAAGAGCAAAAAAGAGTGATGGATGTTGTAAAAAGAACAACAGAGTATTATCAAGCAGGGGCTTCTAAGGATCCTTTCCAAGTATTCGTTATAGTTAAGGACTTCCTAGCCATGGTCGACCAAGTCTGCGTCGAAATAGCTAGGAACCAACAAAGGAGGAAGTCATCAACTGCAAATTATGGATCACAATCACCAAATTTACAAGAATCAAGAACCAAGATGAGGTTCCCGGTTTTGCCAGCAAATTTCATGGCAGACAAGTCCAGGAGCAATTCTAGCAATTCGGACGCAGATTCATGA